A genomic stretch from Desulfuromonas thiophila includes:
- the nuoH gene encoding NADH-quinone oxidoreductase subunit NuoH: protein METLNSLTPELWRLLLAIIGIVVVVFGNALVMGYLERKLAGHFQCRTGPMEVGFHGILQLIVDGVKLMGKQLVVPAQADKKLFMLAPMLSFAPVFLPLLVIPFSDKLQGFDLDVGLLFILAIASINVLAILVGGWGSNNKYSLFGAFRSVAQNVAYEIPMLIALLAVVFMTNTFSLRGIVEAQNVWFVFLQPVAFLIYLVAMVAETNRAPFDLPEAESELTAGFHTEYSGMGFSLFMIAEYTNMFIVCSIATVFFLGGTSGIPLPYFEYTGALWFFAKVYLLMFFLVWIRWTYPRTRFDQLMNLCWKYLIPFSLINLLITVVVVKL, encoded by the coding sequence ATGGAAACCCTGAATAGTTTGACACCGGAACTCTGGCGCCTCCTGCTGGCGATCATCGGTATCGTGGTGGTGGTTTTTGGCAACGCTCTGGTCATGGGCTATCTTGAGCGCAAGCTGGCCGGGCACTTTCAGTGCCGGACAGGCCCGATGGAGGTCGGCTTTCATGGCATCCTCCAGCTCATCGTCGATGGCGTGAAGCTGATGGGGAAGCAGCTGGTGGTTCCGGCTCAGGCCGACAAGAAGCTGTTCATGCTGGCCCCCATGCTCTCGTTCGCACCGGTATTTCTGCCTTTGCTGGTGATTCCTTTCTCCGACAAACTGCAGGGCTTTGACCTGGATGTCGGTCTTCTGTTCATTCTCGCCATCGCCTCGATCAACGTGCTGGCCATTCTGGTCGGCGGCTGGGGTTCAAACAACAAGTACTCCCTGTTTGGTGCCTTCCGTTCGGTTGCGCAGAATGTGGCCTATGAAATTCCGATGCTGATTGCATTGCTGGCTGTTGTCTTCATGACCAACACCTTCAGCCTGCGCGGCATTGTTGAAGCCCAGAATGTCTGGTTTGTTTTTCTGCAACCGGTGGCCTTCCTGATCTATCTGGTCGCCATGGTGGCGGAGACCAACCGCGCTCCGTTTGACCTGCCGGAGGCCGAAAGTGAACTGACAGCTGGCTTCCATACCGAATACAGCGGCATGGGCTTCAGTCTGTTTATGATCGCCGAATACACCAACATGTTTATCGTCTGCAGTATCGCCACAGTCTTTTTCCTGGGCGGTACCTCCGGTATTCCGTTGCCCTATTTCGAATACACCGGCGCGCTGTGGTTTTTTGCCAAGGTGTACCTGCTGATGTTTTTCCTGGTGTGGATTCGCTGGACCTATCCGCGCACCCGCTTCGATCAGCTGATGAATCTGTGCTGGAAGTACCTGATTCCCTTCTCGCTGATTAACCTCCTTATCACTGTGGTGGTTGTAAAGCTATGA
- a CDS encoding NuoI/complex I 23 kDa subunit family protein, protein MKAYFTDLFTGAWSLIVGLKVTFKALISPVVTVQYPRVKNEVTPNYRGHIDLVKDAETGSHRCITCGSCMRECPSGCIVVDGEKREGVKGKALTVFTLDFTKCSLCGACVEVCPTQALDYSQEYELAGSAREDFYYDLLKRVEERE, encoded by the coding sequence ATGAAAGCCTATTTTACCGATCTGTTTACGGGGGCGTGGAGCCTGATCGTCGGACTGAAGGTAACCTTCAAGGCGCTGATTTCGCCTGTGGTGACGGTCCAGTATCCGCGTGTGAAGAACGAGGTCACGCCCAACTATCGTGGCCATATCGACCTGGTCAAGGATGCTGAAACCGGCAGCCATCGCTGCATTACCTGCGGTTCCTGTATGCGGGAATGTCCGTCAGGCTGCATTGTGGTTGATGGCGAGAAACGCGAGGGCGTCAAGGGCAAGGCATTGACGGTGTTCACGCTTGACTTCACCAAATGCAGTTTGTGTGGTGCTTGCGTTGAGGTCTGCCCCACCCAGGCCCTCGATTATTCGCAGGAATACGAACTCGCCGGTTCGGCCCGCGAAGATTTCTATTATGATCTGCTCAAGCGCGTGGAGGAACGGGAATGA
- a CDS encoding NADH-quinone oxidoreductase subunit J family protein, with the protein MIVYRYIAETLFYAFMILTFMGGFMAVRSRDLMHAVLGLAVSLLGVAGLYFHLGSPFLTMMQILIYVGAVCIIIVLGVMLGNTPDQLAKMNLKGRNMVLAVGACAAAFLTLFATLSVTGFAPAAEQIGDMSIRFVGQSLLFQYCLAFELISVILLTAIIGAIILARDGREETAK; encoded by the coding sequence ATGATTGTCTATCGGTACATTGCCGAAACCCTGTTTTACGCCTTCATGATTCTGACATTCATGGGCGGCTTTATGGCAGTGCGTTCCCGTGATCTGATGCACGCTGTACTGGGTCTGGCGGTTTCATTGCTGGGTGTTGCCGGGTTGTACTTCCACCTGGGCAGCCCGTTTCTGACCATGATGCAGATACTGATCTATGTCGGTGCTGTCTGCATCATCATCGTCCTCGGCGTGATGCTGGGCAATACGCCGGATCAGCTGGCCAAGATGAATCTCAAGGGTCGCAATATGGTCTTGGCGGTTGGCGCCTGCGCGGCCGCCTTCCTGACCCTGTTTGCCACCCTTAGCGTCACCGGTTTCGCGCCGGCGGCCGAGCAGATCGGAGACATGTCGATCCGCTTTGTCGGCCAGAGCCTGCTGTTCCAGTACTGCCTGGCCTTCGAATTGATTTCGGTCATTCTGTTGACGGCCATTATTGGCGCGATCATCCTGGCGCGCGATGGTCGTGAGGAGACTGCGAAATGA
- the nuoK gene encoding NADH-quinone oxidoreductase subunit NuoK produces the protein MIISDNLNTYLVIAAILLVIGLYGMLQHRSLIGMLISSEFILNGAALNFMAFNRFVAPNPAVGQIYTLFIMGIAAAEAAIVVSIIIAVYRKYRNEDPAEVQDLKY, from the coding sequence ATGATCATCAGTGACAACCTGAACACCTACCTGGTTATAGCGGCGATCCTGCTGGTGATCGGCCTTTACGGCATGCTGCAGCATCGCTCGCTGATTGGTATGTTGATTTCAAGTGAATTCATCCTCAACGGTGCCGCCCTCAACTTCATGGCGTTCAACCGCTTTGTGGCGCCCAATCCGGCCGTCGGCCAGATCTACACCCTGTTCATTATGGGTATCGCCGCGGCCGAAGCGGCCATTGTGGTCAGTATCATCATTGCCGTGTACCGCAAGTACCGCAATGAGGATCCGGCCGAGGTTCAGGATCTCAAATACTGA
- a CDS encoding monovalent cation/H+ antiporter subunit D family protein — MNTIITSKIVLTMMIPMITGLLVMFSGKKPNLRDSWSTLGAVLTFASVLNFLPVVLDGGQMQYTLFELYPGISVKLNLDGLGVVFALVASFLWILASLYCVGYMRGLNEHAQTRFYVCYAVSVGAAMGAAFAGNLFTLYLFYEIVSIFTYPLVMHHQDEEGYAGAKKYIVYLMFTSKAFLLPAMIIIYVLAGTLDFQTANIAQGIFPAEASRFMVGVAYLLCLFGFAKSGIMPLHNWLPDAMVAPTPVSALLHAVVVVKVGVFSTCRVMLSTFGTDILAETGLGLFTAYFVSFTILTASIIALTKTNLKARLAYSTVSQLSYIILGVAMLTPASITGGLIHIANHAFAKITLFFAAGCIFVASGKKDISEMGGLGYRMPWTLVAFGIASLGMIGAPPVGGFVTKWYLLVGAMDIHNWILLCVLLASSLLNAGYFVPIVLQAFFGKPLPADQGVTGSLEKKPLILFMVVPLVITATISVLVGIYPDLFLDLINLMVKS, encoded by the coding sequence ATGAACACGATAATCACAAGTAAGATTGTACTGACCATGATGATCCCGATGATTACGGGTCTGTTGGTCATGTTTTCAGGGAAGAAGCCGAATCTGCGCGACAGCTGGTCGACCCTGGGTGCGGTGCTGACCTTTGCGTCGGTGCTGAACTTTTTGCCCGTGGTGCTCGACGGCGGCCAGATGCAATATACCCTGTTTGAACTGTATCCCGGCATCAGCGTCAAGCTCAATCTCGACGGGTTGGGCGTGGTGTTCGCCCTGGTGGCATCGTTCCTGTGGATTCTGGCCAGCCTTTATTGCGTAGGTTACATGCGGGGCCTGAACGAGCATGCCCAGACCCGTTTTTATGTCTGCTACGCGGTGTCGGTCGGTGCTGCCATGGGTGCTGCCTTTGCCGGCAATCTCTTTACTCTCTATCTGTTCTACGAGATTGTTTCGATCTTCACCTATCCGCTGGTTATGCACCATCAGGATGAAGAGGGTTACGCCGGCGCCAAGAAGTACATCGTTTACCTGATGTTCACCTCCAAGGCGTTTTTGCTGCCGGCCATGATTATTATCTATGTGCTGGCCGGTACTCTTGACTTCCAGACCGCCAACATCGCTCAAGGCATCTTCCCGGCTGAGGCCAGTCGTTTCATGGTTGGCGTGGCCTACCTGCTGTGCCTGTTTGGCTTCGCCAAATCCGGTATCATGCCGCTGCATAACTGGCTGCCGGATGCCATGGTGGCACCGACGCCGGTCAGCGCCCTGCTCCATGCCGTCGTCGTCGTCAAGGTCGGCGTTTTCTCCACTTGCCGCGTCATGCTGTCAACCTTTGGTACCGATATCCTGGCAGAGACCGGACTGGGGCTGTTTACCGCTTACTTTGTCTCCTTTACCATCCTGACCGCTTCGATCATCGCCCTGACCAAGACCAATCTCAAGGCGCGACTGGCCTACTCTACGGTCAGCCAGCTGTCCTACATCATCCTGGGTGTTGCGATGCTGACACCGGCGTCCATTACCGGTGGCCTGATCCATATCGCCAACCATGCCTTTGCCAAGATCACCCTGTTCTTCGCCGCCGGCTGCATCTTTGTCGCCAGTGGCAAGAAGGATATTTCCGAGATGGGTGGGCTGGGCTACCGCATGCCCTGGACGCTGGTGGCCTTTGGTATCGCCTCCCTTGGCATGATTGGGGCACCGCCGGTTGGTGGTTTTGTGACCAAGTGGTACCTGTTGGTTGGCGCCATGGACATCCATAACTGGATTCTGCTGTGTGTGCTGCTGGCCAGCAGTCTGCTCAATGCCGGATACTTCGTACCCATCGTGCTGCAGGCCTTCTTCGGCAAGCCGTTGCCGGCTGACCAGGGCGTTACCGGCAGCCTGGAGAAGAAGCCGCTGATCCTGTTCATGGTCGTGCCTCTGGTCATCACGGCGACTATATCGGTGCTGGTCGGTATCTACCCCGATCTGTTCCTTGACCTCATTAACCTGATGGTGAAGTCATGA